Proteins encoded by one window of Anaerosalibacter sp. Marseille-P3206:
- a CDS encoding type II toxin-antitoxin system YafQ family toxin: MKYEIKFTTQFKKDLKLAKKQNKELYKLFEVIGLLAQGKNLEAKYRDHDLSGNYKGTRECHIEPNWLLVYEYRNDVLVLMLYRLGSHSELFKK; this comes from the coding sequence ATGAAGTACGAAATAAAATTTACAACTCAATTTAAAAAAGACCTTAAACTTGCAAAAAAGCAAAATAAAGAGTTATATAAATTATTTGAAGTCATAGGTTTACTTGCACAAGGTAAAAACCTTGAAGCAAAGTATAGAGATCATGACTTATCAGGAAATTACAAAGGAACGAGGGAATGTCATATAGAACCTAATTGGCTTTTAGTATATGAATACAGAAACGATGTACTTGTGCTTATGCTTTATAGATTGGGTTCACACTCAGAATTGTTCAAAAAATGA
- a CDS encoding type II toxin-antitoxin system RelB/DinJ family antitoxin — protein sequence MTTTNLNIRTDKEIKDQAERIFSELGLNMTTAINIFLRTTIRENGIPFALKLDTPNSLTIRAIEEGRKIAYDDTVKGYSNIDDLKKALEV from the coding sequence ATGACAACAACAAATTTAAATATTAGAACGGATAAAGAGATTAAAGACCAAGCTGAAAGGATATTCTCTGAGTTGGGACTTAATATGACAACAGCTATCAATATATTTTTAAGAACAACAATTAGAGAAAATGGTATTCCTTTTGCTTTAAAATTAGATACTCCTAATAGCCTTACTATAAGAGCGATTGAAGAAGGAAGAAAAATTGCATATGATGATACTGTCAAAGGATATTCAAATATAGACGATTTGAAGAAAGCGTTGGAAGTATGA
- a CDS encoding restriction endonuclease subunit S, translating to MDALLNEKLEHVQWGEYTYNQLFRILPTSVKLTKTDLDGIGDTAVYSSISDNNGIMGYTTLKPSYIVEEKNPIYIIFGDHTRTFNISKTNFSVMDNVKVLKPLQEYNLNHLLFIISAWAKCIPNKGYSRHWSIAKKVKFKLPTKNGKIDFEFMESFVAELEAQRVAELEAYLTVTGLKDYKLTGEEEKAIEQFEKLDWKEYAVEELFEVNSYKKRFDANKVEIYESGHPYIVRTAFNNGVKGYLQEDNKYLNEGNTISFGQDTATVFYQKKPYFTGDKIKILNSKIKSFNENKALFLISCMRKSFSSFSWGRNSFNEKAIKSQKIKAPVNNYGKIDEVFMEEIIMATKKLVIKDVVEWADKKIEATKVVVNR from the coding sequence ATAGATGCCCTACTGAATGAGAAGCTTGAACACGTTCAGTGGGGCGAATATACATATAATCAGCTATTTAGAATATTACCAACAAGTGTTAAATTAACAAAAACAGATTTAGATGGAATAGGAGATACTGCGGTATATTCTTCGATTTCTGATAACAATGGAATTATGGGTTATACAACACTTAAGCCAAGTTATATTGTTGAAGAAAAAAATCCAATTTATATAATATTTGGTGACCACACGAGAACTTTTAATATTTCAAAAACTAATTTTTCTGTAATGGACAATGTTAAAGTTCTTAAACCTCTACAAGAATATAACTTAAATCACTTGTTATTCATAATTTCAGCGTGGGCTAAGTGTATACCTAACAAAGGGTATTCTAGACATTGGAGTATTGCAAAAAAAGTTAAATTTAAGCTACCAACCAAAAACGGAAAAATAGATTTTGAATTTATGGAAAGTTTTGTCGCCGAGCTGGAAGCTCAGCGTGTCGCCGAGCTGGAAGCTTATTTAACTGTTACAGGCTTAAAAGATTATAAACTAACGGGGGAAGAAGAAAAGGCAATTGAACAATTTGAAAAGTTGGATTGGAAAGAGTATGCAGTAGAAGAATTATTTGAAGTTAATTCATATAAAAAGAGATTTGATGCAAATAAAGTAGAAATTTATGAAAGCGGGCATCCATATATAGTAAGGACAGCTTTCAACAATGGAGTTAAGGGCTATTTGCAAGAAGACAATAAATATCTTAATGAAGGAAACACAATATCTTTTGGACAAGACACAGCTACAGTGTTTTACCAAAAAAAGCCATATTTCACAGGTGATAAAATAAAGATATTAAACTCAAAAATTAAATCTTTTAATGAAAATAAAGCTTTGTTTCTAATTTCTTGTATGAGAAAATCTTTCAGTTCTTTTAGTTGGGGGAGAAATAGTTTTAATGAAAAGGCAATAAAGAGTCAAAAAATAAAAGCTCCAGTAAATAACTATGGGAAAATAGATGAGGTATTTATGGAAGAAATAATAATGGCAACAAAAAAACTAGTTATAAAAGACGTAGTTGAATGGGCAGATAAAAAAATTGAAGCCACAAAAGTAGTTGTAAATAGATAA
- a CDS encoding SAM-dependent DNA methyltransferase encodes MLAILNMIMMGDGSSNILNKNSLTDFDGMYSFNQKNEKFPATSFILNPPYSAEGNGMIFVEKALSMMDKGYGAIIIQNSAGSGKAIEYNKRILEHSTLLASIKMPVDLFIGKSSVQTNIYVFRVGEPHHKDQIVKFIDFSNDGYTRTNRKKASNNLVDTDRAKERYQEVVDLVRFGKSKLNIFTEKEYYEGTIDPKNGADWNQSAPIDIKPRLEDFKKTVADYLAWEVSNLIQNSSKENDNLGK; translated from the coding sequence ATGTTAGCAATTTTAAATATGATTATGATGGGAGATGGGTCTTCTAACATCTTAAATAAAAACTCATTGACTGATTTTGATGGAATGTATAGTTTTAACCAAAAAAATGAAAAGTTTCCTGCTACATCATTTATTTTAAATCCACCTTATTCAGCAGAGGGAAATGGAATGATATTTGTAGAAAAAGCATTGTCTATGATGGATAAAGGTTATGGAGCTATCATCATTCAAAACTCAGCGGGTTCAGGAAAAGCAATTGAATATAACAAAAGAATACTAGAGCATTCCACATTACTTGCAAGTATAAAAATGCCCGTTGACTTATTCATTGGGAAATCAAGTGTACAAACAAACATTTATGTATTTAGGGTAGGCGAGCCACATCACAAGGATCAAATAGTTAAATTCATAGATTTTTCAAATGATGGATATACAAGAACTAATCGAAAAAAAGCAAGTAATAATCTTGTAGATACAGATAGGGCGAAGGAAAGATATCAAGAAGTAGTAGACTTAGTTCGTTTTGGTAAATCCAAACTAAATATATTTACAGAAAAAGAATACTATGAGGGGACAATAGATCCTAAAAATGGAGCAGACTGGAATCAATCGGCACCAATAGATATCAAGCCAAGGTTAGAAGATTTTAAGAAAACAGTAGCTGATTATTTAGCGTGGGAAGTATCAAACCTAATTCAAAATTCAAGCAAGGAGAATGATAACCTGGGAAAATAG
- a CDS encoding VRR-NUC domain-containing protein, with protein sequence MAKIQSVEPNIADLVNGWLKDYKLDYKLEQESLNSEIDKALSEYESKSGGSGGNRPDVKLLIQDSNLNYYPVLIEYKGYKDKLVKLDSNNQVENTNAKNEPNYKNINSYAVNGAIHYANAILHYTSYTEVIAIGITGYKDGVGKLHHSIGVYHVSKENLGIGQEVGEYTDLSFLKKENFDNFTSKLKELSLSQEELDRIREQKEKEINASLVKLNNDIYKEEKGLSENDRVYLVAASIMATLGVPGKVTPLEKEDLKSSIEIGNTDGDIILRKINSFLEEKNLPKAKKDLIVRTLQNTLTTENINKPVNGESQLKRVFVKIVDDLGIYYKIGLTTDFTGKLFNEMYSWLGFTQDKLNDVVKCLYVSNFKYDYDGRWVF encoded by the coding sequence ATGGCAAAGATACAGTCTGTTGAACCAAATATTGCTGATTTGGTGAATGGTTGGCTAAAAGATTATAAATTAGATTATAAGTTAGAACAGGAAAGCTTAAATAGTGAAATAGATAAGGCTTTAAGCGAATATGAATCAAAGAGTGGTGGAAGTGGTGGAAACCGCCCAGATGTCAAACTATTAATTCAAGATAGCAATCTTAACTATTATCCAGTTCTAATTGAATATAAAGGATATAAAGATAAGTTAGTGAAACTTGACTCTAACAATCAAGTTGAAAACACAAATGCAAAAAATGAACCAAACTATAAGAATATAAATTCCTATGCAGTAAATGGTGCAATACATTATGCAAATGCTATATTGCACTATACGAGCTATACAGAAGTTATAGCTATCGGTATAACTGGCTATAAAGATGGTGTGGGGAAATTACATCATTCAATAGGTGTATATCATGTATCTAAAGAAAACTTAGGTATTGGACAAGAAGTCGGTGAATACACAGACTTATCTTTTTTAAAAAAAGAGAACTTTGATAATTTTACAAGTAAACTAAAAGAGCTATCATTATCTCAAGAAGAACTAGACAGAATTAGAGAACAAAAAGAGAAAGAAATTAATGCAAGTTTAGTTAAGTTGAATAATGATATCTATAAAGAAGAAAAAGGACTTAGTGAAAACGATAGGGTATATCTTGTTGCAGCATCTATTATGGCTACACTAGGTGTTCCAGGAAAAGTTACACCACTTGAAAAAGAAGATTTAAAGTCATCAATAGAAATAGGCAATACAGATGGAGATATTATACTTAGAAAGATAAATTCTTTTTTAGAAGAGAAAAATCTACCTAAAGCTAAAAAAGACTTAATTGTAAGAACTTTGCAAAACACACTCACAACTGAAAATATAAACAAACCAGTAAATGGAGAAAGTCAACTAAAAAGGGTTTTTGTAAAAATAGTAGACGATTTAGGAATTTATTATAAAATAGGGTTAACTACAGATTTTACAGGCAAATTGTTTAATGAGATGTATTCATGGTTAGGATTCACACAAGACAAACTTAACGATGTAGTCAAGTGTCTATATGTTAGCAATTTTAAATATGATTATGATGGGAGATGGGTCTTCTAA
- a CDS encoding helix-turn-helix domain-containing protein, producing the protein MGVSYRPLWIELAKRDMKKTDFQGYVGISSNLLANMGKNEYISMKNLEKICKALDCTPNDVISFDYKYGMDKEI; encoded by the coding sequence ATGGGAGTTTCTTATAGACCATTATGGATAGAACTTGCTAAAAGAGATATGAAAAAAACAGATTTTCAAGGATATGTGGGTATTTCTTCTAATCTATTAGCAAATATGGGAAAAAATGAATATATTTCAATGAAAAACTTAGAAAAGATATGTAAAGCTTTAGATTGCACACCAAATGATGTGATTAGTTTTGACTATAAATATGGAATGGATAAGGAGATATAG
- a CDS encoding CPBP family intramembrane glutamic endopeptidase: MKTNAKTGKIIGYILLIILMVISSLFLENLLLMGTYALLMDVLKISPQILMQQDIWIEIVVNTIMLGIYFGIYQMVFGKEKQENSIGLIPKYVGQSIVMGLGVAGISFLWLTFAEKIPSFSESMSILAKAEYAMRGLNPAIIILLFVILGPTLEELAFRGVIFRSLEKIKKGWFPIIVSALLFGLCHMIFVQSVYTFVFGLVAAIIYEKTRNILYPILCHMAINLMSAISGMIPEGIGEMIINIVVVIMIVPMGYFLYKMLRRTEDIQQTVPKQF; encoded by the coding sequence ATGAAAACAAATGCTAAAACAGGAAAGATAATTGGATATATTCTTTTAATTATTCTAATGGTGATTAGCAGTTTATTTCTTGAAAACCTACTACTAATGGGAACCTATGCTTTGCTAATGGATGTGCTTAAAATTTCACCACAGATCTTAATGCAGCAAGATATTTGGATAGAAATTGTTGTAAATACTATAATGCTTGGTATATACTTTGGTATTTACCAGATGGTATTTGGGAAAGAAAAACAGGAAAACAGTATTGGACTGATACCGAAATATGTTGGACAATCGATTGTTATGGGATTAGGCGTAGCAGGCATCTCTTTCTTGTGGCTGACATTTGCAGAAAAGATTCCTTCATTTTCAGAAAGTATGAGTATTTTAGCAAAAGCTGAATATGCAATGAGGGGCTTAAATCCAGCAATCATCATTTTACTTTTCGTAATTTTGGGTCCTACTTTGGAGGAACTGGCTTTTCGTGGAGTAATATTTCGTTCTTTGGAAAAAATAAAAAAAGGCTGGTTTCCAATAATTGTTTCCGCTTTACTGTTTGGTTTGTGCCATATGATTTTTGTCCAATCAGTTTACACTTTTGTGTTTGGATTAGTTGCAGCTATTATATATGAAAAGACACGTAATATTCTATATCCCATTCTGTGTCACATGGCTATTAACTTAATGTCTGCCATATCAGGCATGATACCAGAAGGTATTGGAGAAATGATAATTAACATTGTCGTAGTAATTATGATTGTTCCTATGGGCTATTTCCTGTATAAGATGTTGCGAAGAACAGAAGATATCCAGCAAACTGTACCAAAGCAATTTTAA
- a CDS encoding TlpA family protein disulfide reductase, translating into MKNILKKLLIIIMAIMIIGSLTACGSQKDNVKNQSSNTSIFPNFNATDFQGNQFTQDMFKDNPVTVLNLWFTGCQACVSEMPQLETLSKELKEKGVALVGVCIDDVSMDKTIYSQAEKILKDNNITYPNLIMEHGEEIDNYLNNIFAFPTTLLIDREGNIIGEPIVGSIDNQKQIDDLNNRIDKIIENDKQ; encoded by the coding sequence ATGAAAAACATATTAAAAAAACTCTTGATTATTATAATGGCAATCATGATTATTGGATCACTAACAGCATGTGGAAGTCAAAAGGATAACGTTAAAAACCAATCATCAAATACAAGTATATTTCCCAATTTTAATGCAACAGATTTTCAAGGTAATCAGTTTACACAGGATATGTTCAAGGACAATCCTGTTACGGTATTAAATCTATGGTTTACAGGATGTCAGGCTTGCGTAAGTGAAATGCCACAGCTTGAGACATTAAGCAAAGAACTTAAAGAAAAAGGTGTCGCTTTAGTTGGTGTGTGTATAGATGATGTAAGTATGGATAAAACCATTTATTCACAGGCAGAAAAAATCCTAAAAGATAATAATATTACCTACCCTAATTTGATTATGGAACATGGCGAAGAAATTGACAATTATTTGAACAATATCTTTGCTTTTCCAACTACACTTTTGATTGACAGAGAAGGCAATATTATCGGGGAACCAATTGTTGGTTCTATTGACAATCAAAAACAAATTGATGATTTGAACAATCGTATTGATAAAATCATTGAAAATGACAAGCAGTAA
- a CDS encoding 4Fe-4S binding protein encodes MGKPFKIIKEKNIFSHLRARRSWVQAFATLFTNIHLPNFMSGKIYTGSGKKMCVPGLNCYSCPGATGSCPIGSFQAVVGSSKFNFAYYITGILILFGVLVGRLICGFFCPFGWFQDLLYKIPTKKFSTKKLKVLRYLKYVILIVVVWLMGVFLVDNSGIAPPYFCKYICPQGILEGGIPLALTNPTIRNTLGKLFTWKSFILISISGLSIIFYRPFCKWICPLGAFYSLFNKISFYKYHVDKNSCISCGKCSRVCKMDVDITKCKDSLECIRCGECIKSCPTGAIFTSLSHGDKFKTKQKEQA; translated from the coding sequence TTGGGTAAGCCATTTAAAATAATTAAAGAAAAGAATATATTCTCTCATCTGAGAGCAAGGCGTAGCTGGGTTCAGGCTTTTGCAACATTATTTACCAATATACATCTTCCTAATTTTATGAGCGGGAAGATTTATACGGGCAGTGGTAAAAAAATGTGTGTGCCAGGACTAAACTGTTATTCCTGTCCAGGAGCTACCGGTTCATGCCCTATTGGTTCTTTTCAGGCAGTAGTAGGTTCCTCAAAATTTAACTTCGCCTATTATATTACGGGAATTTTGATCCTGTTTGGGGTCTTGGTCGGCAGATTGATTTGTGGGTTCTTCTGTCCGTTCGGGTGGTTTCAGGATTTGCTCTATAAGATTCCTACTAAAAAGTTTAGTACCAAAAAACTAAAAGTTCTTCGGTATTTGAAGTATGTCATATTGATTGTGGTCGTATGGCTTATGGGAGTATTTTTAGTTGATAATTCAGGAATAGCACCTCCTTATTTTTGTAAGTATATTTGTCCACAGGGCATATTGGAGGGTGGTATTCCTTTGGCACTTACCAATCCTACAATTCGAAACACCTTAGGAAAGTTGTTTACATGGAAGTCTTTTATATTGATTTCTATTTCTGGGCTGTCCATTATTTTCTATCGCCCGTTTTGTAAATGGATTTGTCCTCTAGGTGCATTTTACTCTCTTTTTAACAAGATATCTTTTTACAAATATCATGTTGATAAAAATTCCTGCATCTCATGCGGTAAGTGTAGTAGAGTCTGTAAAATGGATGTAGATATTACAAAATGTAAAGATTCATTAGAGTGTATTCGCTGTGGAGAATGTATAAAATCGTGTCCAACTGGTGCGATTTTTACATCTTTATCTCATGGCGACAAATTTAAAACTAAACAAAAAGAACAAGCATAA
- a CDS encoding CD1871A family CXXC motif-containing protein: MDEKKKKEIRFGVLILAFSFIVYGAYRGEVSTVFSKAIRICLECVGIG; the protein is encoded by the coding sequence ATGGATGAAAAAAAGAAAAAAGAAATAAGATTTGGAGTTCTTATACTGGCTTTTAGTTTTATTGTATATGGGGCTTATAGGGGCGAAGTGAGCACAGTATTCTCCAAGGCTATACGTATTTGTTTGGAGTGTGTCGGAATTGGGTAA